TCGGCACAAAGAATAATTGAATATATGCATTCAAATAACGGTGTCACATCCGCCAAAGATGCCGTTGCAGAAGGTTTTTCATATGAGGGCTTAAGGCGTGCCGTGCACGCAGGTCTCATCGAAAAGTGGGGGCGCGGATTGTACGCATTGCCCGAAACATTCGATGATGAAATGTTTGCACTTCAACAGCGATACGCTCGAGGGATCTATTCGCACGGGACGGCGCTATATCTGCATGGCTTAAGCGATCGTATCCCGACGAAATATCAGATGACTTTTCCTGAGCACTACAACACGCATCGGCTTCCGCGCGAACTTGTCGAAGTCTTCTTTTCCGGGAAAGACCTCCATGAGTCGGAGGTCGTTTCCATCGATACGGTCTTCGGTCACAAGGTGTTCGCGTATGCGCCCGAACGAACATTATGCGATATGCTCCGACCGCACGTGGACGCAGATGTAAGTATCGTTTCA
The sequence above is a segment of the Coriobacteriia bacterium genome. Coding sequences within it:
- a CDS encoding type IV toxin-antitoxin system AbiEi family antitoxin domain-containing protein, whose translation is MSSAQRIIEYMHSNNGVTSAKDAVAEGFSYEGLRRAVHAGLIEKWGRGLYALPETFDDEMFALQQRYARGIYSHGTALYLHGLSDRIPTKYQMTFPEHYNTHRLPRELVEVFFSGKDLHESEVVSIDTVFGHKVFAYAPERTLCDMLRPHVDADVSIVSSAFNKWAKSPTADIAKMSKYSKLLKVEDKVRSYLEILL